From the Spiroplasma chrysopicola DF-1 genome, one window contains:
- a CDS encoding glycine--tRNA ligase translates to MKYSLEEVVNHLKTQGFVFPGSEIYGGLANAWDFGPLGIEIVRKLKNLWWQFFVTKSKYNVGLDSAILMNNNVWKASGHLGNFSDPLLDCKKCQARMRADKLIEEKYPDINCGGWDNKQLTDFINTEQLACPHCGAHDFTDIRQFQLMFQTNQGVLQDEKSVVYLRPETAQGIFVNFKNIQRSLRKKLPFGVGQIGKSFRNEITPGNFIFRTREFEQMELEFFYDPADQTDWFTYWVQQVTIFLTKLGLKSENYVLREHDQKELAHYAKRTIDIEYKFSFGQGELWGIADRGDFDLKSHNDYSHQNLSYLNPETNEKIIPHVIEPSVGVGRLLLALLADSYEVEKIGENDSRVVLKLSPLLSPYQIAIIPLSKQLNEQAYHLYETLLTDFDCTYDETGNIGKRYRRQDAIGTPYCITYDFDSLTDNAVTVRDRDTMKQIRIAISELPAYLKQHLK, encoded by the coding sequence ATGAAATATTCGTTAGAAGAAGTTGTTAATCATCTTAAAACGCAAGGGTTTGTTTTTCCAGGAAGTGAGATTTATGGTGGTTTAGCTAATGCCTGGGATTTTGGTCCTTTAGGAATTGAAATTGTTCGCAAATTGAAAAATCTATGATGACAGTTTTTTGTCACAAAATCAAAATATAATGTTGGTTTGGATAGCGCGATTTTAATGAATAATAATGTCTGAAAAGCATCAGGGCATCTTGGGAATTTTTCTGATCCATTATTAGATTGTAAAAAATGTCAAGCTAGAATGCGTGCTGATAAGTTAATTGAGGAAAAATATCCTGACATTAATTGTGGGGGTTGAGATAATAAACAATTAACTGATTTTATTAATACAGAACAACTTGCATGTCCACACTGTGGAGCCCATGATTTTACTGATATTCGCCAATTTCAATTAATGTTTCAAACAAACCAAGGGGTCTTACAAGATGAAAAATCAGTTGTTTATTTACGACCAGAAACAGCGCAAGGGATTTTTGTTAATTTTAAAAATATTCAACGTTCATTACGAAAGAAATTGCCATTTGGTGTTGGCCAAATTGGAAAGTCTTTTCGGAATGAAATTACCCCTGGAAACTTTATTTTTCGTACACGCGAATTTGAACAAATGGAATTAGAATTTTTCTATGATCCCGCTGATCAAACTGACTGATTTACTTACTGAGTTCAGCAAGTTACAATTTTTTTAACAAAATTAGGTTTAAAATCTGAAAATTATGTTTTACGTGAACATGATCAAAAAGAATTGGCTCATTATGCAAAACGAACAATTGATATTGAATACAAATTTTCGTTTGGACAAGGGGAATTATGAGGAATTGCTGATCGTGGGGATTTTGATTTAAAAAGTCATAATGACTATAGTCATCAGAATTTAAGTTATCTAAATCCAGAAACTAACGAAAAAATTATTCCCCATGTTATTGAACCTTCGGTTGGGGTTGGGCGTTTATTGTTAGCATTATTAGCTGATAGCTATGAAGTTGAAAAAATTGGGGAAAATGATAGTCGTGTAGTTTTAAAATTATCACCATTATTATCTCCATATCAAATTGCCATTATTCCGTTAAGTAAACAATTGAATGAACAAGCATATCACTTGTATGAAACATTATTAACTGATTTTGATTGTACGTATGATGAAACAGGTAATATTGGTAAACGTTATCGTCGCCAAGATGCAATTGGAACCCCATATTGTATTACCTATGATTTTGATAGTTTAACTGACAATGCAGTTACAGTTCGCGATCGTGATACAATGAAACAGATCCGCATTGCAATTAGTGAATTGCCAGCTTATTTAAAACAACATTTAAAATAA
- the dnaG gene encoding DNA primase, whose amino-acid sequence MALISNEKIESIRSKVNIVEILSEYLQLEKRGRNFWAVCPFHQDSHPSMSISPEKQIYRCFACSAGGNVFTFLQEYKNISFIEALKIVAEKANVSLTELQNYQEVSRYSEEDKKIFAINELTKTFFMNNLQTKKGLPAKQYLEERDISNEDILAFDLGYADSNSQSLYNFLLKKGFTINEIEQAGLVNINGKGQIYDYFNDRVMFPIHDDENNIIGFSGRLVQEKTNLPKYLNTLETKVFKKEQVMYNFYRAKPFIKKSGNLILLEGYMDIISLNRMGIKNTVALMGTNLSDYHITTIKKVTPECIIFLDGDLPGVKASLKAAAKLLVNNFKVKVVYNETGKDPDELVKAGEEEFIKKIIVGANYPVNFAINYFMDKYNLEDANELAEFLTIVGNLVKVIPDPIEKELSINNLAKVTKLSPTAIATKIEHLKGNLKPVSTKGPVKPPGLVTKAPEPTGASNYFIPDEPSTVEPINPSAINEIILTWKPYRIKNLKRYTLAEEKMILQLLFSRQAMNFYQLKIGALNNNNYRLIANDIIDYYHRHLSAESVNINMLCDEINDGQLNAILMTILNKSTLKTKYNKKELEDYAILINDYANEKEIEILRKKMTEATTLEEKQVISNEVDMMNQRLKFKKG is encoded by the coding sequence ATGGCCTTAATTAGTAATGAAAAAATTGAATCAATTCGTTCAAAAGTAAATATTGTCGAAATTTTATCGGAGTATTTACAGTTAGAAAAGCGTGGACGAAATTTTTGGGCGGTTTGTCCATTCCACCAAGATTCCCATCCATCAATGAGTATTTCACCGGAGAAACAAATTTATCGGTGCTTTGCTTGTTCGGCCGGGGGGAATGTTTTTACTTTTCTCCAAGAATATAAAAATATTTCTTTTATTGAAGCTTTAAAAATCGTCGCGGAAAAAGCGAATGTTTCATTAACCGAACTTCAAAATTATCAAGAAGTTTCTCGTTATAGTGAGGAAGATAAAAAGATTTTTGCCATTAATGAATTGACAAAAACCTTTTTTATGAATAATTTACAAACTAAAAAGGGTTTACCTGCTAAGCAATATTTAGAAGAGCGAGATATTAGCAATGAGGATATTTTGGCTTTTGACTTAGGTTATGCGGATAGTAACAGTCAAAGTCTATATAATTTTTTACTGAAAAAAGGTTTTACCATTAATGAAATTGAACAGGCTGGGTTAGTAAATATTAATGGGAAAGGACAAATCTATGATTATTTTAATGATCGTGTAATGTTCCCAATCCATGATGATGAAAATAATATTATTGGTTTTTCTGGCCGTTTAGTTCAAGAAAAAACTAATTTGCCAAAATATTTAAATACCTTAGAAACAAAAGTTTTTAAAAAAGAACAAGTAATGTATAACTTTTATCGGGCAAAACCATTTATTAAAAAAAGTGGTAATTTAATTTTGCTTGAAGGATATATGGATATTATTAGTTTAAACCGGATGGGGATTAAAAATACTGTTGCATTAATGGGGACTAATTTAAGTGATTATCATATTACAACAATCAAAAAAGTAACGCCAGAGTGTATTATTTTTTTAGATGGAGATTTACCGGGGGTTAAAGCTAGTTTAAAGGCTGCTGCGAAATTATTGGTTAATAATTTTAAAGTGAAAGTTGTTTATAATGAAACTGGTAAAGATCCTGATGAATTGGTTAAAGCTGGGGAAGAAGAATTTATTAAAAAGATTATTGTGGGGGCAAATTATCCAGTTAATTTTGCTATTAATTATTTTATGGATAAATATAATTTGGAAGATGCGAACGAACTTGCGGAATTTTTAACAATTGTTGGAAACTTAGTTAAAGTAATTCCCGATCCAATTGAAAAGGAACTATCAATTAATAATTTAGCAAAAGTAACAAAACTATCCCCAACAGCAATTGCAACAAAAATTGAGCATTTAAAGGGTAATTTGAAACCAGTTAGTACAAAGGGACCAGTTAAACCACCAGGGTTGGTGACAAAAGCTCCCGAACCAACTGGGGCTTCGAATTATTTTATTCCCGATGAGCCTTCAACCGTTGAACCAATTAACCCATCTGCTATAAATGAAATTATCTTGACTTGAAAACCTTATCGGATTAAGAACTTAAAACGTTATACATTAGCGGAAGAAAAAATGATTCTCCAATTATTATTTTCCCGTCAAGCAATGAATTTTTATCAGTTGAAAATTGGGGCATTAAATAATAATAACTATCGTTTAATTGCAAATGATATAATTGATTATTATCATAGACATTTATCAGCAGAAAGTGTTAATATTAATATGTTGTGTGATGAGATTAATGACGGGCAGCTAAATGCAATTTTAATGACAATTCTTAATAAATCAACACTGAAAACTAAATATAATAAAAAAGAATTAGAAGACTATGCAATTCTAATTAATGATTATGCAAATGAAAAAGAAATTGAAATATTACGGAAAAAAATGACAGAAGCAACTACACTTGAAGAAAAACAAGTGATTTCCAATGAGGTTGATATGATGAATCAGCGCTTAAAATTTAAGAAGGGGTAG
- a CDS encoding sigma-70 family RNA polymerase sigma factor, with translation MELTKKEVKDMQTFDEFKEYVSKYLEENNNEIEQEKLLSLINDHFEIDDNDVDEYFEELLSNGVDFSDVTGIDEVEEEPEKPVKKAAEEKIKYKVGGISNETKIQDIIKAYFNVLGTSKILTREEEIKYAKMLESKDEEERKYGRDKLITSNLKLVVSVARKHLNRGLDFSDLIEEGNIGLMKAVDKFDYKRGFKFSTYATWWIRQAITRAIADQARTIRIPVHMVETINKLTRIERQLTQELGREPTFDEIAERMGQGMTGEKVREIKRLSIEPVSLEKPIGDEDDTHFGDFVDDKDIFTPDEYAEKESLREVIDEVFHEILSAREEKVIRMRFGILPTKLRTVLRLAKECEDETFPELVQTIKTLDIHYDTPIEKVQSRKNKLIDKHLSKYDSPKTLEEVGREFKVTRERIRQIEAKTIRKFKPNQATSKAKVLKDFFKG, from the coding sequence ATGGAATTAACAAAAAAAGAAGTTAAGGATATGCAAACATTTGACGAGTTCAAGGAATATGTTAGTAAATATCTGGAAGAAAATAATAATGAAATTGAACAAGAAAAATTATTAAGTTTAATTAATGATCATTTTGAAATTGATGATAACGATGTTGATGAATATTTTGAGGAGTTATTAAGTAACGGGGTTGATTTTAGTGATGTGACAGGTATTGATGAAGTTGAAGAAGAACCAGAAAAACCAGTAAAAAAAGCGGCTGAAGAAAAAATTAAATATAAAGTTGGGGGAATTTCAAACGAAACTAAAATTCAAGATATTATTAAAGCTTATTTTAATGTTTTAGGAACAAGTAAAATTTTAACGCGTGAAGAAGAAATTAAATATGCTAAAATGCTTGAATCAAAAGATGAAGAAGAACGAAAATATGGCCGTGATAAATTAATTACTTCAAACTTAAAGTTAGTTGTTTCTGTGGCGAGAAAACATTTAAATCGGGGATTAGATTTTTCTGATTTAATTGAAGAAGGAAATATTGGTCTAATGAAAGCAGTTGATAAATTTGATTATAAGCGTGGGTTTAAGTTTTCAACCTATGCAACGTGATGGATTCGTCAGGCAATTACGCGAGCAATTGCTGATCAAGCCCGAACAATTAGAATTCCTGTTCATATGGTTGAGACAATTAATAAATTAACAAGAATTGAACGTCAGTTAACCCAAGAATTAGGTCGTGAACCAACTTTTGATGAAATTGCCGAAAGAATGGGGCAAGGAATGACGGGTGAAAAAGTCCGCGAAATTAAAAGATTATCAATTGAACCAGTATCATTAGAAAAACCAATTGGGGATGAAGATGATACTCATTTTGGAGATTTTGTTGATGACAAAGATATTTTTACCCCTGATGAATATGCGGAAAAAGAATCATTACGCGAAGTAATTGACGAAGTTTTCCACGAAATTTTATCAGCACGGGAAGAAAAAGTAATTCGTATGCGTTTTGGGATTTTACCAACAAAATTACGAACAGTTTTACGGTTAGCAAAAGAATGTGAAGATGAAACTTTCCCTGAGTTAGTTCAGACAATCAAAACCCTTGATATTCATTATGACACACCAATTGAAAAAGTTCAAAGTCGCAAAAATAAATTAATAGATAAGCACTTATCAAAATATGATTCACCAAAAACTTTGGAAGAAGTCGGAAGGGAATTTAAAGTTACAAGAGAACGAATTCGGCAAATTGAAGCTAAAACAATTCGTAAATTTAAACCAAACCAAGCAACATCAAAAGCAAAAGTATTAAAAGATTTCTTTAAAGGATAA
- a CDS encoding tRNA (adenine(22)-N(1))-methyltransferase, producing the protein MTKLSERLLLIAKQVNDKDIICDIGTDHGLVPIYLAKGNLITKAYACDIAPKPLQQAIDNIKKYDVEEVITPVLADGLNGVKGIKIDSCIIAGMGSSTIFDILQEDQTTIGRYIFCPNDDPYLLRQWVKEQKYFIEKELLIKENNYIYEIIVVNKVAGHKVKSQKDIFFGVLLRKEKNALFNEKWLLKSDYYQTLLGRLPEKSQRYKELKKKLKLINKMI; encoded by the coding sequence ATGACTAAATTATCAGAGCGTTTATTATTAATCGCAAAGCAAGTTAATGATAAAGATATTATTTGTGATATTGGGACAGACCATGGTTTAGTGCCAATTTATTTAGCGAAAGGTAATTTAATCACGAAAGCATATGCTTGTGATATCGCCCCAAAACCACTCCAACAAGCGATTGATAATATTAAAAAATATGACGTTGAAGAAGTTATTACACCTGTTTTAGCTGATGGCTTAAATGGCGTTAAAGGGATTAAAATTGATTCATGTATTATTGCCGGAATGGGAAGTAGTACTATTTTTGATATTTTACAAGAAGATCAAACAACAATTGGACGTTATATTTTTTGTCCAAATGATGACCCATATTTATTGCGCCAATGGGTCAAAGAACAAAAATATTTTATTGAAAAAGAACTATTAATTAAAGAAAATAATTATATTTATGAAATTATTGTTGTTAATAAAGTTGCTGGTCATAAAGTGAAATCACAGAAAGATATTTTTTTTGGTGTTTTATTGCGCAAAGAGAAAAACGCCTTATTCAATGAAAAGTGATTATTAAAAAGTGATTATTATCAAACCTTATTAGGGAGATTACCAGAAAAAAGTCAGCGTTATAAAGAATTAAAAAAGAAATTAAAATTAATTAATAAGATGATTTAA
- a CDS encoding Nif3-like dinuclear metal center hexameric protein — protein MQAKEIFKIIEADFPLRWAEKWDHCGRQYGKKTIEVDKVLVALDLTTEVINEAIKKKVNLIITHHPFVFQKLKKEQKVAYKNKIFKLLDENNITVYATHTNFDGKMNELILSILKGENIRNFTKDNHILKVATVKTTANLISETLKKLFEINVIQHNLSDFNQKIKTVAICTGAGGSYLNILPSEIDLFITGEVKWNEWVIANEKNLNVICFNHYMENYYTKIFTQYLAEKFPALTVDAYEIKNIINYR, from the coding sequence ATGCAGGCGAAAGAAATTTTTAAAATAATTGAAGCTGATTTCCCATTACGATGAGCCGAAAAATGAGATCATTGTGGACGACAATATGGTAAAAAAACAATTGAAGTTGATAAAGTCTTGGTTGCCCTTGATTTAACAACAGAAGTTATTAACGAGGCAATTAAAAAAAAGGTTAATTTAATAATTACTCATCATCCTTTTGTTTTTCAAAAATTAAAAAAAGAACAAAAGGTTGCATATAAAAATAAAATTTTTAAGCTATTAGATGAAAATAATATTACAGTATATGCAACTCATACTAATTTTGATGGTAAAATGAATGAATTAATTTTATCAATCTTGAAGGGAGAAAATATTCGAAACTTTACAAAAGACAATCATATCTTAAAAGTTGCAACAGTTAAAACAACCGCAAACCTAATTAGTGAGACATTAAAAAAGCTTTTTGAAATTAATGTTATACAACATAACCTTAGTGATTTTAATCAGAAAATTAAAACAGTTGCAATTTGTACTGGGGCTGGGGGTAGTTATCTTAATATCTTACCTTCTGAAATTGATTTATTTATTACGGGGGAAGTTAAATGAAATGAGTGAGTAATAGCTAATGAAAAAAACTTAAATGTTATTTGTTTTAATCATTATATGGAAAATTACTACACAAAAATTTTTACTCAGTATTTAGCAGAAAAATTTCCGGCATTAACTGTTGATGCCTACGAAATAAAAAACATTATTAACTATCGATAA
- the ispH gene encoding 4-hydroxy-3-methylbut-2-enyl diphosphate reductase: MNVIKVTPRGYCLGVVKSIKWAKDAAKQYHDKEIFMLGYLVHNQHVVKEIIDLGIIPINDYKQNRLDLLKNLPNNSVVILSAHGSDERIKTLAAQKNIIIVDTECEWVTATKDLIREFLAKKDYEIIFIGKTHHPETNAILSISPLIHLVTTVTEIEPIIPQLDHTKKILITNQTTLSKIDIEDIVLNIKNQLPERIIEFKNDLCNATLERQNAVLALDSDQIDLLLVVGDKRSNNTLKLVEMGERKNILSYRINDKNDIKDEWLKNINTVAVTAGASTPSNIQLEVIKYLEEQ, from the coding sequence ATGAATGTTATTAAAGTTACTCCCCGCGGTTATTGTCTAGGAGTTGTCAAGTCAATTAAATGAGCAAAAGATGCTGCTAAACAATATCATGATAAAGAAATTTTTATGCTCGGCTATTTAGTCCATAATCAACATGTTGTTAAAGAAATTATTGATCTAGGAATTATTCCAATTAATGATTATAAACAAAACCGGTTGGATTTATTAAAAAACTTACCCAATAATAGTGTTGTTATCCTATCAGCCCATGGTAGTGATGAACGGATTAAAACTTTAGCAGCGCAAAAAAATATTATTATAGTAGATACCGAATGTGAATGAGTTACAGCTACAAAAGATTTAATTCGAGAATTTTTAGCTAAAAAAGACTATGAAATTATTTTTATTGGAAAAACTCATCATCCTGAAACAAATGCCATTTTATCAATTAGCCCCCTAATTCATTTAGTAACAACCGTTACTGAAATTGAACCTATTATTCCTCAACTTGATCACACGAAGAAAATCCTCATCACTAACCAAACAACCTTATCAAAAATTGATATTGAAGATATTGTTCTTAATATTAAAAACCAGCTACCAGAACGGATTATTGAATTTAAAAATGATTTATGTAATGCTACTCTTGAACGGCAAAATGCTGTTTTAGCGTTAGATTCAGACCAAATTGATTTACTACTTGTTGTTGGTGATAAACGTAGTAATAATACTTTAAAGTTAGTGGAAATGGGGGAAAGAAAAAATATTCTCTCTTACCGGATTAATGATAAAAATGATATTAAAGATGAATGATTAAAAAATATTAACACTGTTGCCGTAACAGCTGGAGCTTCAACTCCAAGTAATATTCAATTAGAAGTAATTAAATATTTAGAAGAACAATAA
- a CDS encoding DEAD/DEAH box helicase → MGQFSNFGLKKFLNDGLIDLKFLEPTLVQEQVIPLLQKHQNVICLANTGTGKSHSFILPILNNLDYQLNRIQSVIVTPTRELAKQIYDNIRFFKTYQPELQVGCFIGGEDIKRQIEQLGKSQPQIIVVTPTRLKDLFLADALNFGKLSSFIIDECDMIFDLGFIDDVDYILSKVNNNVKVSVFSATIAESLKPFLLKYLKNPHFIDVNKTTVTNQNIEHVLIPTKHQDRGKVLLKVLAAINPYLCLIFVNRREEIPGYFDLLRENGYSVCQLHAGLEPRLRTQMVKRIKNLEFKYVIATDVAARGIDLDGVSHVISIDLPNNLEYYIHRSGRTGRGQYTGKSYVLYDTKNLSFVKQLEQWGITFEYQKWNSNNELVTVNLEAPRKKYQPQTTTNEVNKIINRYKTKNNNKKIKPGYKKKRKEEIDNLTKQIRREHIKNSIKKIKKEKAKERGKKLFDKE, encoded by the coding sequence ATGGGACAATTTAGTAATTTTGGATTAAAAAAATTTTTAAATGATGGATTAATTGATCTAAAATTTTTGGAACCTACTTTAGTTCAAGAACAAGTAATCCCATTATTACAAAAACATCAAAATGTTATTTGTTTAGCTAATACTGGAACTGGAAAAAGTCATTCCTTTATTTTACCAATTTTAAATAATTTGGACTATCAGTTAAATCGGATTCAAAGTGTAATTGTAACTCCAACCCGTGAATTAGCTAAACAAATTTATGATAATATTCGCTTTTTTAAAACATACCAACCAGAATTACAAGTTGGTTGTTTTATTGGTGGGGAAGATATTAAACGTCAAATTGAACAGTTAGGAAAATCTCAACCCCAAATAATTGTTGTAACGCCAACGCGGTTAAAAGATCTTTTTCTTGCTGATGCTTTAAACTTTGGAAAATTATCATCATTTATTATTGATGAATGTGATATGATTTTTGATTTAGGGTTTATTGATGATGTTGATTACATTTTAAGTAAAGTAAATAATAATGTTAAAGTTTCTGTTTTTTCAGCGACAATTGCCGAATCATTAAAACCTTTTTTATTAAAATATTTAAAAAATCCTCATTTTATTGACGTTAATAAGACAACAGTAACTAATCAAAATATTGAACATGTTTTAATTCCAACAAAACATCAAGACCGTGGGAAAGTCTTATTAAAAGTTTTAGCAGCAATTAATCCATATTTATGTTTAATCTTTGTTAATCGTCGTGAAGAAATTCCAGGCTATTTTGATTTACTGCGCGAAAATGGTTATTCAGTTTGTCAATTACATGCGGGGTTAGAACCACGGCTACGAACACAAATGGTGAAGCGGATCAAAAATCTTGAATTTAAATATGTCATTGCAACAGATGTTGCCGCGCGGGGAATTGATTTAGATGGGGTTAGTCATGTTATTTCAATTGATTTACCAAATAATTTAGAATATTATATTCATCGGAGTGGCAGAACTGGGCGGGGCCAATATACTGGCAAAAGTTATGTCTTATATGATACCAAGAACTTAAGTTTCGTAAAACAATTAGAGCAGTGAGGGATTACTTTTGAATATCAAAAATGAAATAGTAACAATGAATTAGTAACTGTTAACCTTGAAGCACCTCGGAAAAAATATCAACCCCAAACAACAACCAATGAAGTTAATAAAATTATTAATCGTTATAAAACAAAAAATAATAACAAAAAAATTAAACCAGGTTATAAGAAAAAACGAAAAGAAGAAATCGATAATTTAACTAAACAAATCCGCCGGGAACATATTAAAAATTCCATTAAAAAAATAAAAAAAGAAAAAGCCAAAGAACGAGGTAAAAAATTATTTGATAAAGAATAG
- a CDS encoding ABC transporter permease, which yields MNHSVLKNKNQKTSKFQEKLKNAFSLKVFRYSLIKMLKSPSTYVLLAITMVTNANLVLTFTGLSRSYGINLNEDINQQLSFYLWIFFIFYFSFSAMYIGFKSVQIIRDELDDGTLLIMASLPITRFKMIFEKWLSLQVICLSYAIIVLFIPPLFGYTTGEVGQLLTNAIYKALPYMFLTGIIIQFLLSSVAILLSLIIGSKGVIGVLFILGFLSLIGALGPFIYNATNTSNPSSNFLLSTSDSAKKKISLNNTNKNVFKNMTDIRGWDIWNLSSNGLTIKFPNDSRPNFALKYDLTNINEETEAIIAKKPNVSSEEYRTYILANASDYPLMNNLVSNHELTIDSVSLPKYIGGQNFTILENDNLGINLLSDFYENVKTKKPVTLSWKNNVIGDLGVKNFDTTNITTPENKEILQLINEWYQNELFTPNSKNYSVNNLIDLDDLSKQITKENLNGLFYLVKNSLTPPSSREIYFNDLSLNTINYFTNNLLQEIWTPILSFGKTNNDIDIANKEIDKIKQQELSYRLMGYLNIWQQWMVMWTGNKGNSGFLLPLNNFLTSELYPVKYQTGSDSFTTYSIGANFAAPVEIVNLPAMISVYTIFSIGIAGLSVWSITRKDFV from the coding sequence ATGAATCATTCAGTTTTAAAGAACAAAAATCAAAAAACATCAAAGTTCCAAGAAAAACTTAAGAATGCTTTTTCATTAAAAGTTTTTCGTTATAGTTTAATTAAAATGTTAAAGTCACCGTCAACTTATGTCCTTTTAGCAATTACAATGGTCACAAATGCCAATTTAGTTTTAACCTTTACGGGCTTATCAAGAAGTTACGGCATTAATTTAAATGAGGATATAAACCAACAATTATCATTTTATTTGTGGATTTTCTTTATTTTCTATTTTTCTTTTTCAGCAATGTATATAGGTTTTAAATCGGTTCAAATTATTCGGGACGAATTAGATGATGGAACATTATTGATTATGGCATCATTACCAATTACTCGCTTTAAAATGATTTTTGAAAAATGATTATCATTACAAGTAATTTGCTTAAGTTATGCAATTATTGTATTATTTATTCCACCATTATTTGGATATACTACTGGTGAAGTAGGACAGTTATTAACAAATGCGATATATAAGGCCTTGCCATATATGTTTTTAACAGGAATTATTATCCAATTTTTATTATCAAGTGTTGCTATTTTATTATCGTTAATAATTGGTAGCAAAGGGGTAATTGGAGTTCTTTTTATCCTAGGATTTTTATCATTAATTGGTGCCTTGGGTCCTTTTATTTATAATGCTACAAATACGAGTAATCCAAGTTCAAATTTTTTATTATCTACATCTGATTCTGCAAAAAAGAAAATTTCATTAAATAACACAAATAAAAATGTCTTTAAAAATATGACAGATATTCGAGGTTGAGATATTTGAAACCTTAGCAGTAATGGTTTAACAATTAAATTTCCTAACGATAGTAGACCAAACTTTGCCTTAAAATATGATTTAACCAACATTAATGAGGAAACTGAGGCAATTATTGCTAAAAAACCTAATGTTTCATCGGAAGAATATCGAACATATATTTTAGCTAATGCTAGTGATTATCCTTTAATGAATAATCTTGTTAGCAATCATGAATTAACAATAGATAGTGTTAGTTTACCAAAATACATTGGGGGTCAAAATTTTACAATATTAGAAAATGATAATCTGGGAATCAATTTATTATCTGATTTTTATGAAAATGTTAAAACTAAAAAGCCAGTTACTTTATCATGAAAAAATAATGTTATTGGTGATTTAGGAGTTAAAAATTTTGATACAACTAATATTACAACCCCAGAAAACAAAGAAATTTTACAATTAATTAATGAGTGATATCAAAATGAACTTTTTACTCCAAACTCAAAAAACTATTCAGTTAACAATTTAATTGACTTAGATGATTTATCAAAACAAATTACAAAGGAAAATTTGAATGGTTTATTTTACTTAGTAAAAAATTCTTTAACCCCACCATCATCAAGAGAAATTTATTTTAATGATTTATCACTAAATACAATAAATTATTTTACTAATAATCTATTACAAGAAATCTGAACTCCAATCCTAAGTTTTGGCAAAACCAATAATGATATTGACATTGCTAATAAGGAAATTGATAAAATCAAACAACAAGAATTAAGTTATCGCTTAATGGGATACTTAAACATTTGACAACAATGAATGGTAATGTGAACAGGAAACAAAGGTAATAGTGGCTTTTTATTACCATTAAATAATTTTTTAACTTCAGAATTATACCCAGTAAAATATCAAACTGGTAGTGATAGTTTTACAACTTATTCTATTGGTGCTAATTTTGCTGCTCCAGTTGAAATTGTCAATTTACCAGCAATGATTTCAGTTTATACCATTTTTAGTATTGGTATTGCTGGGTTATCGGTGTGATCAATTACTAGAAAGGATTTTGTTTAA